From the Coprobacter tertius genome, one window contains:
- the rsgA gene encoding ribosome small subunit-dependent GTPase A gives MTTSGLVIKNTGSWYLVKTGNGEIVECKIKGNFRLKGIRSTNPIAVGDRVKIEINKEGSAFITEIEERKNYIIRKASNLSKESHILASNIDLAMLIVTVNYPETNLTFIDRFLATAEAYRIPVKIVINKIDLYNKDDKELADGICHLYSTIGYDCHQISGKTGEGMDTIRNILEGKITLLSGNSGVGKSTIINTLLPELNLKTGTISESHHKGMHTTTFSEMFELPGGGYVIDTPGIKGFGTIDFNPEEVAHFFPEIFKISHNCRFNNCTHRHEPGCAVLEALKNHYISESRYNSYLSIINDSTEGKYRTGY, from the coding sequence ATGACAACAAGCGGACTCGTGATAAAAAATACCGGAAGCTGGTACCTTGTAAAAACAGGGAACGGTGAAATTGTCGAATGCAAAATAAAGGGTAATTTCCGATTAAAAGGTATTAGAAGCACCAATCCTATTGCCGTAGGAGACCGCGTAAAAATAGAAATTAATAAGGAGGGATCTGCCTTTATTACAGAAATCGAAGAACGGAAAAACTACATTATACGAAAGGCGTCCAATCTATCGAAAGAATCACATATATTGGCCTCTAATATAGACCTGGCCATGCTCATTGTTACCGTAAATTACCCCGAAACCAATCTTACATTTATCGACCGTTTTCTGGCTACAGCCGAAGCGTACCGTATCCCGGTAAAAATCGTAATAAACAAAATCGACCTGTATAACAAAGACGACAAAGAATTAGCTGACGGTATCTGCCATCTGTACTCGACAATAGGATACGATTGCCATCAAATATCAGGCAAAACCGGAGAAGGAATGGATACAATAAGGAATATACTGGAGGGTAAAATAACTTTACTTTCGGGAAACTCGGGAGTAGGAAAATCTACGATTATCAATACTTTATTACCCGAACTGAATTTAAAAACAGGAACTATCTCCGAATCTCATCATAAGGGGATGCATACAACCACTTTTTCAGAAATGTTCGAACTGCCCGGAGGAGGATATGTTATCGATACTCCGGGAATCAAGGGATTCGGGACAATAGATTTCAATCCGGAAGAAGTGGCTCATTTCTTCCCCGAAATTTTCAAAATTTCCCATAATTGCCGTTTCAACAATTGCACGCATCGTCACGAACCCGGATGCGCAGTGCTCGAAGCATTAAAAAACCATTATATCAGTGAATCCCGGTACAACAGTTACCTGAGCATTATCAACGACAGCACTGAAGGTAAATATAGAACAGGGTATTAA
- the frr gene encoding ribosome recycling factor → MAEVKQYLDAAEEKMQMAVEFLDEALAHIRAGKANPRILDGVRVEYYGSTVPISNVATITTPDARTIAIQPWEKAMFKEIEKAIINSEVGITPENNGEIIRLGIPPLTEERRKTLVKQAKQEAENAKVSVRNARRDAIEGLKKAIKEGLPEDVEKDGETSVQKIHDKFVKKIDEMFAAKEKEILTV, encoded by the coding sequence ATGGCAGAAGTAAAACAATATTTAGACGCAGCCGAAGAAAAAATGCAAATGGCTGTTGAATTTCTTGATGAAGCACTGGCGCACATTCGTGCCGGGAAAGCCAATCCCCGTATTCTCGACGGCGTACGAGTAGAATATTACGGAAGCACAGTACCCATTAGCAACGTAGCAACGATTACAACACCCGATGCACGTACCATTGCAATACAACCCTGGGAAAAAGCAATGTTTAAAGAAATCGAAAAAGCCATTATTAATTCAGAAGTAGGAATAACACCCGAAAATAATGGTGAAATCATTCGTTTAGGAATACCTCCTCTTACTGAAGAACGTCGTAAAACTCTTGTTAAACAAGCAAAACAGGAAGCTGAAAATGCTAAAGTAAGTGTCCGCAACGCTCGGCGCGACGCTATCGAAGGGTTAAAAAAAGCTATTAAAGAGGGACTCCCTGAAGATGTGGAAAAAGATGGAGAAACCAGCGTACAAAAAATTCATGATAAATTCGTAAAGAAAATAGACGAAATGTTCGCTGCCAAAGAAAAAGAGATACTTACCGTATAA
- a CDS encoding tetratricopeptide repeat protein: protein MKKKVAFTFLFFMLMLLAAFPANDKKLYRQADVHFANREWNEALMIYDKLLVTDKKNVSLYVGAIVSASEVKSPQSVLHYIELSEANGVSLDSLFVSVDRKSRILRNSAIYENMLLMMKQQQPWLKSLINRYLLNYYLFRHDSEGVIAVTGELLEQLPDNMDFLKARGDALFEVGRERESVEYFNRMLEIDDKNLDAYIFLGIYNFWKGSLEMKKINNEFNRLVTPTRMQYASHRKKQRDLLDTRFAASEKYLEKALAIKPTPYIRDVLYNIYVQRSEVDKAQAIKRAKARKQLL from the coding sequence ATGAAAAAAAAGGTTGCTTTTACATTTCTGTTTTTTATGTTGATGCTTTTAGCTGCATTTCCGGCTAATGATAAGAAGCTTTATCGTCAGGCCGATGTGCATTTTGCCAATCGGGAGTGGAATGAAGCATTAATGATATATGATAAATTGCTTGTTACCGATAAAAAAAATGTCTCTTTATATGTTGGTGCGATAGTTTCGGCTTCGGAAGTGAAATCACCTCAGTCTGTTTTGCATTATATCGAGTTATCAGAGGCGAACGGAGTTTCACTTGATTCTCTTTTTGTATCGGTAGATCGTAAATCCCGTATCTTGAGAAATTCGGCGATTTACGAAAATATGCTTCTGATGATGAAACAACAACAGCCTTGGTTGAAATCACTGATAAATCGTTATTTGTTAAATTACTACCTTTTCAGACATGATAGTGAAGGAGTAATCGCCGTTACAGGTGAATTACTGGAGCAGTTGCCTGATAATATGGATTTTCTTAAAGCTCGGGGAGACGCTTTGTTTGAAGTCGGTCGGGAAAGAGAATCGGTAGAATATTTTAACCGTATGCTTGAAATTGATGATAAAAACCTCGATGCTTATATTTTTCTCGGTATTTATAATTTTTGGAAAGGTTCGCTCGAGATGAAAAAAATTAATAACGAATTTAACCGGTTAGTTACTCCTACACGTATGCAATATGCGTCTCACCGGAAGAAACAGCGAGATTTACTTGATACTCGTTTTGCTGCTTCCGAAAAATATCTTGAGAAAGCTTTGGCGATAAAACCGACTCCCTATATCCGTGATGTTTTGTATAACATTTATGTGCAGCGTTCGGAAGTGGATAAAGCCCAAGCAATAAAGAGGGCTAAAGCACGTAAGCAACTTCTTTAA
- a CDS encoding efflux RND transporter periplasmic adaptor subunit → MSMKKYLKILTLVVFAAILIWTFVFLYRKSRPVEERYDIVIPRTATIEKKTVATGKVEPRDEVLIKPQIPGIISAVYKEAGQKVRTGEVIALIKVIPEMGTLNAAESRVNVAKINAEQSKQDYDRSNELFQSGVISKEEYEKARTQYNQSKEELQNAQDNLEIVRDGISSRSAQYSNTQIRSTIDGMILDVPIKVGNSVIQSNNFNDGTTVASVANMNDMIFKGKIDETEVGRLHEGMPITLSVGALQEKKFGARLEYISPKGTEENGTVFFEIKAAASIPDSVFVRAGYSANAEIILDSRKDVLSIPESSVEFSGDSTFVYLLKDSISKPPVFKRHAVKVGLSDGINIQVLSGLNSKDKVRGNKIIANK, encoded by the coding sequence ATATCGATGAAAAAGTACTTGAAGATTCTGACCCTTGTGGTGTTTGCCGCAATATTGATATGGACTTTCGTTTTTCTATATAGGAAATCGAGACCGGTTGAGGAACGATATGATATCGTAATCCCCCGAACCGCTACTATTGAGAAAAAAACGGTAGCGACCGGTAAAGTGGAACCGCGTGATGAAGTGCTTATAAAACCGCAGATTCCCGGTATTATTTCGGCTGTTTATAAAGAGGCAGGTCAAAAAGTACGTACCGGTGAAGTGATTGCTTTGATTAAAGTAATACCAGAGATGGGAACATTAAATGCAGCTGAATCACGAGTGAATGTAGCGAAGATTAATGCCGAACAGTCGAAACAGGACTATGACAGATCGAACGAATTATTCCAGTCGGGTGTAATTTCGAAAGAAGAATACGAAAAAGCCCGTACTCAATATAATCAGTCGAAAGAAGAATTGCAAAATGCGCAGGATAATCTCGAAATTGTACGGGATGGTATTTCGAGCCGTTCTGCACAATACAGTAATACACAAATACGTTCGACTATCGACGGAATGATTCTTGATGTACCTATTAAAGTCGGGAATTCGGTTATACAATCGAACAACTTCAACGACGGAACTACCGTAGCATCGGTTGCTAATATGAACGACATGATATTTAAAGGTAAAATCGATGAAACGGAGGTAGGACGTCTTCATGAAGGAATGCCCATTACATTGAGCGTAGGTGCTTTACAAGAGAAAAAATTCGGAGCCCGATTAGAATATATCTCCCCGAAAGGAACCGAAGAAAACGGAACGGTATTTTTTGAGATAAAAGCTGCGGCTTCTATTCCCGATTCTGTTTTTGTGAGAGCTGGTTACAGTGCAAATGCCGAGATTATACTCGATAGTCGCAAAGATGTGCTTTCTATTCCCGAAAGTTCTGTCGAGTTTAGCGGTGATTCTACATTTGTTTATCTTTTAAAAGATTCTATTTCTAAACCTCCTGTATTTAAACGTCATGCAGTGAAAGTCGGTTTATCCGACGGGATAAACATTCAGGTATTATCGGGATTAAATAGTAAGGATAAGGTACGAGGAAATAAAATAATAGCCAATAAGTAA
- a CDS encoding TolC family protein, whose amino-acid sequence MKKIKLLFLGTCCCIGLSAQQQGGWSLAKCIDYAIENNITVKQRGLDKESSSIQLNTLQMSRLPSVNGGVGQNVYFGRSPGRTGVYEDQSQASTSFTLSASAPVFTGFRLINQVKSAKLDLKSAVEDLNKAKEDVSLQVTSYFLQVLFNKELVRIAKEQVDLDKLQLEKTEALVNAGRSPESALYDSRSLLATDELNLTQAENNLSLSLVDLSQMLNLETADGFDIEVPDVEQITIDQTASLVTPRDAFQYSIENRPGIKSAKYQLESSRYGLKVAKSGYFPTIGVSGGYGNSFFKVLKGSRDSSPSFIRQMQNNGNESVSFSLSVPIFDALSTRNQVRQARVRIHMQQLALENVRLTLSKEIEQAYYSAIAAHKKYISSEKSVTAAQIAFEYGQKKYEAGKSTVFEYSDLKTRYEKSLSDQLQAKYEFLFRSKVLDFYNGKPLAF is encoded by the coding sequence ATGAAAAAGATTAAGTTACTGTTTCTGGGCACTTGTTGCTGTATAGGACTGTCGGCACAACAACAAGGAGGGTGGAGCCTTGCAAAGTGTATTGATTATGCAATTGAAAATAATATAACGGTAAAACAACGAGGGCTCGATAAAGAAAGTAGCAGTATTCAATTGAATACTTTACAGATGAGTCGTTTGCCGAGTGTGAATGGAGGGGTAGGCCAGAATGTATATTTTGGCCGAAGTCCTGGGCGTACCGGTGTCTACGAAGATCAATCGCAGGCTTCTACATCCTTTACTTTATCGGCCTCTGCTCCTGTTTTTACCGGTTTTCGTTTAATCAACCAGGTAAAATCTGCTAAACTCGATCTGAAATCGGCTGTAGAGGATTTAAATAAGGCAAAAGAAGATGTATCTCTGCAGGTGACCTCTTATTTTTTACAGGTACTTTTTAATAAAGAGCTGGTGCGTATTGCAAAAGAACAGGTCGATTTGGATAAATTACAGCTTGAAAAAACAGAGGCATTGGTAAATGCCGGCCGAAGTCCCGAGTCGGCTCTTTACGATAGCCGTTCGTTATTGGCAACAGATGAATTAAACCTTACACAGGCAGAGAATAATCTTTCGCTTTCCTTGGTCGATTTGTCTCAAATGCTCAATCTTGAAACAGCTGACGGGTTCGATATAGAGGTTCCGGATGTAGAGCAGATTACGATAGATCAAACGGCATCATTGGTGACGCCACGGGATGCATTTCAATACTCGATAGAAAATCGTCCTGGTATAAAATCGGCAAAATATCAGTTGGAGAGCAGTAGATACGGTTTAAAGGTTGCTAAATCGGGGTATTTCCCTACAATCGGAGTATCTGGAGGCTATGGGAATAGTTTTTTTAAAGTATTGAAAGGGAGCCGCGACAGCAGCCCTTCTTTTATTCGTCAAATGCAGAATAACGGAAATGAGTCGGTTTCGTTTTCCTTATCGGTCCCTATTTTCGATGCTCTTTCAACTCGGAATCAAGTACGTCAGGCAAGGGTACGTATACATATGCAACAATTAGCTTTGGAAAATGTCCGGCTGACTCTGAGTAAAGAAATAGAACAGGCTTATTATTCAGCTATAGCTGCACATAAAAAATATATCTCTTCTGAGAAATCGGTTACGGCTGCCCAGATAGCTTTTGAATATGGACAGAAAAAATATGAGGCCGGTAAATCGACTGTATTTGAATATAGCGATTTGAAGACAAGATATGAAAAAAGTTTGTCTGATCAGTTGCAGGCTAAGTATGAATTTTTATTCCGCTCGAAGGTTCTTGATTTTTATAATGGGAAGCCTTTGGCTTTCTGA
- a CDS encoding ABC transporter permease: protein MFDKDKWQEIWMTITRNKMRSFLTAFGVFWGIFMLVVMSGSGHGLENGVMAGIKDFAKNSCFFYSNNTDEAYKGFKKGRSWTMHTSDLEIIKSRIPGLEYYSAMLMEWKRDKNTIRGERSGSFYIKGFSPDYIHIEPQQLIYGRYINEMDIKDKRKVCVIGKRVYDEMFFGENPLGKMLQVDGIIYKVIGVNNPVSKIQIGGPSEESITLPFSTMQQSYQRGDRIDMIAVTGDENISISSIEEKIKDLIKNNNSISPTDIQAVGSMNAEKEFKMVYNLFTGINWLIWIVGAGTLLAGVVGVSNIMLVSVRERTREIGIRRALGAKPSSILIQILSESVLLTALAGFIGLCAGVGLLQLVSNVLDANMSGDNVFFTSPQIPFSTAVIATLVLLVFGSLAGMLPAWRALQIKAIDAIREE, encoded by the coding sequence ATGTTTGACAAAGATAAATGGCAGGAAATATGGATGACCATTACCCGTAACAAGATGCGGAGTTTTTTGACTGCGTTCGGTGTGTTTTGGGGGATATTCATGCTTGTAGTTATGTCGGGATCGGGACATGGTCTCGAAAATGGAGTTATGGCAGGGATAAAAGATTTTGCGAAAAATTCTTGTTTTTTTTATTCCAATAATACCGATGAAGCTTATAAAGGATTTAAAAAAGGTCGTTCTTGGACAATGCACACTTCTGATTTAGAAATTATTAAGAGCCGCATTCCCGGATTGGAATATTATTCTGCCATGCTTATGGAATGGAAACGAGATAAAAATACGATAAGGGGAGAAAGATCGGGATCGTTCTATATTAAAGGATTTTCTCCCGATTATATACATATAGAACCACAGCAATTGATTTATGGTCGATATATAAACGAAATGGATATAAAAGATAAACGAAAGGTTTGTGTCATCGGGAAACGGGTATATGACGAAATGTTTTTCGGTGAAAATCCATTGGGGAAAATGTTGCAGGTAGATGGAATTATTTATAAAGTTATCGGTGTAAATAATCCTGTGTCCAAGATACAAATCGGAGGACCGTCTGAGGAATCTATAACATTGCCGTTCAGTACGATGCAACAAAGCTATCAGCGAGGAGATCGTATAGATATGATTGCTGTAACCGGTGACGAAAACATATCCATTAGTTCTATCGAAGAAAAAATTAAAGATCTGATAAAAAATAATAATTCGATTTCTCCTACCGATATTCAGGCCGTGGGTAGTATGAATGCCGAAAAAGAATTTAAAATGGTGTATAATCTTTTTACCGGTATAAACTGGCTGATTTGGATTGTCGGAGCTGGTACTTTATTAGCCGGAGTTGTCGGTGTGAGTAACATAATGCTGGTTTCGGTGCGTGAAAGAACCCGAGAGATAGGAATTAGACGGGCTTTAGGAGCTAAGCCGTCATCGATCCTGATACAGATTTTGAGTGAGAGCGTACTACTAACAGCTTTGGCTGGGTTTATCGGATTATGTGCAGGGGTAGGGTTGTTGCAACTTGTGAGTAATGTGTTAGATGCGAATATGTCTGGTGATAATGTTTTTTTTACTTCACCACAGATTCCATTCAGCACGGCTGTAATTGCAACGTTGGTATTACTTGTTTTCGGCTCTTTGGCGGGTATGTTGCCGGCATGGAGAGCGTTGCAGATAAAAGCGATAGATGCGATACGAGAAGAATAA
- a CDS encoding thymidylate synthase — protein MKQYLDLLQRVLNEGTLKEDRTGTGTISVFGHQMRFNLEEGFPLLTTKKLHLKSIIYELLWFLKGDTNVKYLQEHGVKIWNEWADENGDLGHIYGYQWRSWPDYNGGHIDQITDAVETIKLNPDSRRIIVSAWNVADLPQMNLPPCHAFFQFYVANGKLSLQLYQRSADIFLGVPFNIASYALLLKMVAQVTGLKAGDFIHTLGDAHIYRNHLEQVKLQLSRTPRPLPKMNINQNIQSIFDFSYEDFELTGYDPYPHIKGEVAV, from the coding sequence ATGAAACAATATCTCGATTTATTGCAAAGGGTATTAAACGAAGGGACTTTAAAAGAAGACCGTACAGGTACTGGAACAATAAGCGTTTTCGGGCACCAGATGCGATTTAACCTTGAAGAAGGATTTCCTTTATTAACTACTAAAAAACTGCACCTGAAATCGATCATTTACGAACTGTTGTGGTTTCTTAAAGGAGATACCAATGTAAAATACTTACAAGAACATGGAGTAAAGATTTGGAACGAATGGGCTGATGAGAACGGTGATCTGGGCCATATTTACGGATACCAATGGCGCTCTTGGCCCGATTACAACGGAGGACATATCGACCAAATTACCGATGCCGTAGAAACGATTAAGCTTAACCCCGATTCGAGACGTATTATCGTATCGGCATGGAATGTAGCCGACTTACCTCAGATGAACCTTCCGCCTTGCCATGCTTTTTTCCAATTTTATGTAGCGAACGGCAAGCTGAGCCTTCAACTCTACCAACGTAGTGCTGATATTTTTTTAGGAGTTCCTTTTAATATTGCATCGTATGCACTTCTTCTGAAAATGGTTGCCCAGGTTACCGGATTAAAAGCGGGAGATTTTATCCATACACTCGGTGATGCGCATATTTATCGTAACCACCTCGAACAAGTAAAATTACAGTTGAGTCGTACACCACGCCCATTACCTAAAATGAATATAAATCAGAATATACAAAGTATTTTTGATTTCTCTTACGAAGATTTCGAACTTACCGGATACGATCCTTATCCCCATATTAAGGGAGAAGTCGCCGTTTAA
- a CDS encoding ABC transporter ATP-binding protein, whose translation MIRLEGVNKTYYNGAPLHVLKGVNLEIGKGELVSIMGASGSGKSTLLNILGILDDYDSGSYYLDNVLIKNLSETRASEFRNHMIGFVFQSFNLISFKNAVENVALPLYYQQVSRKKRNAMAMEYLERVGLSEHALHLPSEMSGGQKQRVAIARALITRPKIILADEPTGALDSKTSQDVMDLLKEVNREGMTLVVVTHEPDIARQTERIIHIKDGVIGSIENLK comes from the coding sequence ATGATACGATTAGAAGGTGTGAATAAGACCTATTATAACGGAGCCCCACTTCATGTGTTGAAAGGCGTAAATCTTGAAATAGGTAAAGGAGAGTTGGTTTCCATTATGGGAGCTTCGGGCTCCGGGAAATCTACGTTATTGAATATTCTCGGGATATTAGATGATTATGATTCGGGTTCTTATTACCTCGATAATGTACTGATAAAAAATCTTTCTGAGACGAGAGCTTCTGAATTCAGGAATCATATGATCGGTTTTGTCTTTCAGTCTTTTAATCTTATTTCATTTAAAAATGCAGTAGAAAATGTCGCTTTACCGCTTTATTATCAGCAGGTATCTCGTAAAAAGAGGAATGCAATGGCGATGGAATATCTTGAGAGAGTAGGATTGAGCGAACATGCCTTACATTTACCTTCGGAGATGTCGGGAGGACAGAAACAGCGTGTCGCTATTGCACGAGCCTTGATTACGCGTCCGAAAATTATTTTGGCAGATGAGCCTACCGGTGCCCTCGATAGTAAAACCTCACAAGATGTTATGGATTTATTGAAAGAAGTAAATCGGGAGGGAATGACATTGGTGGTTGTTACTCATGAACCGGATATAGCACGGCAAACCGAACGCATCATTCATATCAAAGACGGAGTGATCGGATCTATTGAAAATCTTAAATAA
- the pyrH gene encoding UMP kinase has product MDLKYKRILLKLSGESLMGDKQYGLDEKRLSEYATQIKEIVSLGIETGIVIGGGNIFRGLSGASRGFDRVKGDQMGMLATVINSLALSSALTAAGQKSRVFTAINMFPIGEYYSKWKAIEAMQKGEIAIISGGTGNPFFTTDTGSALRGIEIEAEVMLKGTRVDGIYTTDPEKDPSAVKFEKISYDEIYTRGLKVMDLTATTLCKENKLPIIVFDMDTVGNLKKVLTGENIGTLVY; this is encoded by the coding sequence ATGGATCTTAAATATAAACGTATTTTATTGAAATTGAGCGGAGAGTCGCTTATGGGCGACAAACAATACGGACTCGACGAAAAAAGACTTTCAGAGTATGCTACCCAAATTAAAGAAATAGTGTCTCTGGGTATCGAAACAGGTATCGTTATCGGCGGAGGGAACATTTTTAGAGGATTAAGCGGAGCCTCACGGGGATTCGACCGGGTAAAAGGAGATCAGATGGGGATGCTCGCAACAGTTATCAATAGTCTGGCATTGAGTTCTGCCCTTACTGCTGCAGGCCAAAAGTCACGCGTATTTACAGCGATAAATATGTTTCCCATTGGCGAATATTACAGTAAATGGAAAGCTATTGAAGCAATGCAGAAAGGAGAAATAGCGATAATTTCAGGAGGTACGGGAAACCCCTTTTTTACAACAGATACCGGATCGGCTCTCAGGGGAATAGAAATCGAGGCAGAAGTGATGCTGAAAGGAACACGTGTAGACGGAATTTATACTACTGATCCCGAAAAAGATCCGAGTGCAGTAAAATTCGAAAAAATAAGCTATGACGAAATTTATACCCGAGGACTGAAAGTAATGGATCTTACCGCCACTACCTTATGCAAAGAAAATAAGCTACCCATCATCGTCTTCGACATGGATACAGTAGGAAATCTGAAAAAGGTACTCACCGGTGAAAATATCGGAACTTTGGTATATTGA
- a CDS encoding ABC transporter permease, which yields MWDIAEEIWNTLKKNKLRTFLTGFSVAWGIFMLIVLLGAGNGLKHGMEQSFGRWSTNTLMLWPGRTSVPYEGLPKDRRINFREGDDIIMADRETKIEHISPVIEMWGTTLSYGNEYGAYSLTGVNPHFPAIVPMEIKSGNGRFINSVDMAEKRKVIVIHRKVADILFRNENPLGKYLQANDIAFQVIGIYDDDNTNQYPSVYIPLTTAQAIYNPVSYNSIDMTVGDITTVEGGKEVETHIRKILGRLKTFFADDPQAIHVWNILENYLQTMGIFNGITLFVWVIGIGTLVAGIVGVSNIMLITVKERTHEFGIRKALGASPASVLKLVLAESLLITICFGYVGMVAGIGVTELVSSFLQNIPDESAIFKDPTVDLSIAIMSTLVLVIAGVAAGYFPARKAVGIRPIEALRSE from the coding sequence ATGTGGGACATTGCAGAAGAGATTTGGAATACTCTTAAAAAGAATAAACTACGTACTTTTCTTACCGGATTTTCGGTTGCCTGGGGTATTTTCATGCTGATTGTTTTATTAGGTGCCGGAAATGGACTGAAACATGGTATGGAGCAGAGTTTCGGACGATGGTCTACTAATACTCTCATGCTTTGGCCTGGGCGCACCTCTGTACCTTATGAAGGGTTACCAAAAGACCGGCGTATTAACTTTAGGGAGGGAGATGATATTATAATGGCCGACCGGGAAACAAAAATAGAGCATATATCTCCTGTCATTGAAATGTGGGGAACGACATTGTCTTATGGAAATGAGTATGGTGCTTATTCGCTTACCGGGGTAAACCCTCATTTCCCGGCAATTGTGCCTATGGAGATAAAATCCGGTAACGGGCGCTTTATCAATAGTGTCGATATGGCGGAAAAAAGGAAGGTGATTGTGATTCATCGCAAGGTGGCCGATATTTTGTTCAGAAATGAGAATCCTTTGGGCAAATATTTACAAGCCAACGATATTGCTTTTCAGGTTATCGGGATTTATGACGACGATAATACAAACCAATATCCATCGGTATATATTCCATTAACAACAGCACAGGCTATTTATAATCCCGTTTCTTACAATAGTATCGATATGACTGTAGGTGACATAACAACAGTCGAAGGGGGAAAAGAAGTGGAAACTCATATACGTAAAATTTTGGGGCGTTTAAAGACGTTTTTCGCAGACGATCCACAGGCTATACATGTATGGAATATACTTGAAAATTATTTGCAGACGATGGGAATCTTTAATGGAATAACTTTATTTGTTTGGGTTATCGGCATCGGGACACTTGTTGCCGGTATCGTAGGGGTAAGTAATATCATGCTTATAACGGTAAAAGAGCGTACTCATGAATTCGGAATCCGAAAAGCGTTGGGTGCTTCTCCGGCTTCGGTCCTGAAATTGGTATTGGCAGAATCTTTGCTTATAACCATTTGTTTCGGTTATGTGGGTATGGTAGCCGGTATAGGAGTGACCGAACTAGTTTCATCTTTCCTTCAGAATATTCCCGATGAAAGTGCTATTTTTAAAGATCCTACGGTCGATCTTTCTATTGCCATAATGTCTACATTAGTATTGGTAATAGCTGGGGTGGCGGCTGGGTATTTCCCTGCAAGAAAAGCGGTTGGAATAAGACCTATAGAGGCACTTAGAAGTGAATAA
- a CDS encoding biotin--[acetyl-CoA-carboxylase] ligase has product MIIRLPETDSTNNYLRKLCNNETPEEGTVVWAEYQNAGKGQRGNSWESEAGENITFSLLLFPEQIPAHHQFVLSQIISLGIIDILKRFDTNFSIKWPNDIYWKDRKIAGILIENDLTGNMISQSITGIGINVNQKRFKSDAPNPVSLFQITGERYDREGLLADILDAIAQRYFSYSDSERITLNQEYLSSLYRNEGYHDFISETKKFKARIAGVDENGHILLETSRGEIQAYAFKEVAYVL; this is encoded by the coding sequence ATGATTATCCGTTTACCTGAAACTGATTCGACCAACAATTATCTCCGAAAACTTTGTAATAATGAAACCCCCGAAGAAGGGACTGTCGTTTGGGCCGAATATCAAAATGCGGGAAAAGGTCAACGTGGAAACAGTTGGGAATCTGAGGCAGGAGAAAATATTACTTTCAGCTTACTATTATTTCCGGAACAGATACCGGCTCATCATCAGTTCGTACTCTCCCAAATCATTTCCTTAGGAATAATCGATATATTAAAACGCTTCGATACAAATTTTTCGATAAAGTGGCCCAATGATATTTATTGGAAAGACAGAAAGATCGCGGGAATCCTCATCGAAAATGATCTTACAGGAAATATGATCAGCCAAAGTATTACAGGTATCGGTATCAACGTAAATCAAAAACGATTCAAATCGGATGCTCCTAATCCCGTATCACTATTCCAAATTACAGGAGAAAGATATGACCGGGAAGGCTTATTAGCAGATATTCTCGATGCGATTGCACAAAGATATTTCAGCTACTCCGATTCAGAACGCATTACCCTGAACCAAGAATACCTCTCATCACTATACCGTAACGAAGGATATCACGATTTTATATCTGAGACGAAAAAATTTAAAGCTCGCATTGCAGGTGTCGATGAAAACGGGCATATTCTTCTCGAAACTTCAAGAGGAGAAATACAAGCATACGCATTTAAAGAAGTTGCTTACGTGCTTTAG